One Alnus glutinosa chromosome 3, dhAlnGlut1.1, whole genome shotgun sequence genomic region harbors:
- the LOC133863071 gene encoding mitogen-activated protein kinase kinase 5-like has protein sequence MRPVQPLPGAAAISSGGGSGSSSGGSSGGSSNRGLRARRGQDLTLPLPQRDASLAVPLPLPPSSSSNSSSSSSANSAPSSSHSNHSNAINFSELDRANRIGSGSGGTVYKVIHRPTRRFYALKVIYGNHEDSVRRQIRTEIEILRDVDNPNVVKCHDMFDHNGEIQVLLEFMDGGSLEGTHIPQEPQLSDLARQILSGLAYLHRRHIVHRDIKPSNLLINTRKQVKIADFGVGRILEQTMDPCNSAVGTIAYMSPERINTDLNHGQYDGYAGDIWSFGVSILEFYMGKFPFAVGRQGDWASLMVAICMSPPPVAPPTASRDFRDFIACCLKRDPGRRWTASQLLRHPFILNNGQPQSQVHQNLHQLLPPPRPLSS, from the coding sequence ATGAGACCAGTTCAACCCCTACCGGGCGCGGCCGCCATCAGCAGCGGAGGAGGCAGTGGCAGCAGCAGCGGAGGAAGCAGCGGTGGCAGCAGCAACAGAGGGCTCCGAGCGCGCAGGGGGCAGGACCTAACCCTACCCCTACCGCAGCGAGACGCGTCCCTGGCCGTCCCTCTCCCTCTGCCACCGTCGTCGTCGTCCAACTCCTCCTCCAGCTCTTCAGCCAACTCCGCCCCGTCATCGAGCCACTCCAACCACAGCAACGCCATCAACTTCTCGGAGCTGGATCGAGCCAATCGCATCGGCAGCGGCAGCGGCGGTACTGTCTACAAGGTGATCCACCGCCCCACACGCCGCTTCTACGCGCTCAAGGTCATCTACGGGAACCACGAGGACTCCGTGCGCCGCCAGATCCGCACCGAGATCGAGATCCTCCGCGACGTGGATAACCCGAACGTGGTCAAGTGCCACGACATGTTCGACCACAACGGTGAAATCCAGGTGCTCCTGGAGTTCATGGACGGGGGCTCCTTGGAGGGCACCCACATCCCCCAAGAGCCGCAGCTCTCGGATCTTGCCCGCCAGATCCTCTCCGGGCTCGCCTACCTCCACCGCCGCCACATCGTGCACCGTGACATCAAGCCGTCCAATCTCCTCATCAACACGCGCAAGCAGGTGAAGATCGCGGACTTTGGCGTGGGGAGGATTCTGGAACAGACCATGGACCCCTGCAACTCCGCGGTTGGAACCATTGCATACATGAGCCCCGAGAGGATCAACACGGATCTAAACCACGGCCAGTACGATGGGTACGCGGGGGACATATGGAGCTTCGGGGTGAGCATCCTGGAGTTCTACATGGGCAAATTCCCCTTCGCGGTGGGCAGGCAGGGCGACTGGGCCAGCTTGATGGTCGCCATTTGTATGTCGCCGCCGCCGGTGGCACCGCCCACGGCTTCCAGAGATTTCCGGGACTTCATCGCCTGCTGTTTGAAGAGGGACCCAGGTCGCCGCTGGACCGCCTCGCAGTTGTTGAGGCATCCTTTCATTCTGAACAACGGCCAGCCTCAGAGCCAGGTTCATCAGAACCTCCATCAGCTTTTACCTCCTCCACGCCCGCTTTCTTCCtag